The following coding sequences are from one Arthrobacter sp. PvP023 window:
- the gndA gene encoding NADP-dependent phosphogluconate dehydrogenase, with the protein MSAHIGVTGLAVMGANLARNLARNGFTVALHNRSVEKTDALLEKHGHDGDFVRTETLQELVDSLEKPRRVLIMVKAGKPVDSVIEQLEPLLEAGDIIIDAGNSHYEDTRRREAALAKKDLHFVGIGVSGGEEGALNGPSIMPGGSKESYDALGPLLEKIAAHVDGKPCCAWIGTDGAGHFVKMVHNGIEYADMQVIGEAFDLLRSGAGIEPAEQSKIFAEWNKGELASFLIEISAEVLGHVDTRTGKPFVDVVVDAAGQKGTGRWTVISALELGSPTSGIAESVFARALSSQAEQRKLAQELLAGEEIAVEVPETFVEDVRQALYASKLVSYAQGLDMLTSAAKEYGWDLKLDEIASLWRGGCIIRAELLKEITKAYAADEKPANLLFAPAFTKAIAEVLPAWRRVVATAVQLGIPVPVFSSSLAYYDGLRRKRLPAAVIQGQRDLFGAHTYGRVDAEGTFHTLWGEDKSEIEAVDTH; encoded by the coding sequence ATGTCAGCACACATCGGTGTCACCGGCCTTGCGGTGATGGGGGCCAACCTTGCCCGCAACCTGGCCCGGAACGGCTTCACCGTTGCCCTGCACAACAGGTCTGTTGAGAAGACTGACGCGCTGCTGGAAAAGCACGGACACGACGGCGACTTCGTGCGTACCGAAACCCTCCAGGAGCTTGTGGATTCCCTGGAAAAGCCGCGCCGCGTGCTCATCATGGTCAAGGCCGGCAAGCCGGTCGACTCCGTGATAGAGCAGCTTGAGCCCCTCTTGGAGGCAGGCGACATCATCATCGACGCCGGTAACTCGCACTACGAGGACACCCGCCGGCGCGAAGCCGCACTTGCGAAGAAGGACCTGCACTTCGTGGGCATCGGCGTGTCCGGCGGTGAGGAAGGCGCCCTGAACGGCCCGTCCATCATGCCCGGCGGTTCCAAGGAGTCCTACGACGCCCTCGGACCGCTGCTGGAAAAGATCGCCGCCCACGTTGACGGCAAGCCCTGCTGCGCCTGGATCGGTACCGACGGCGCGGGCCACTTCGTGAAGATGGTCCACAACGGCATCGAATACGCCGACATGCAGGTCATCGGCGAAGCCTTCGACCTCCTCCGCTCCGGTGCAGGCATCGAGCCGGCCGAGCAGTCCAAGATCTTCGCCGAATGGAACAAGGGTGAGCTCGCCTCCTTCCTGATCGAAATCTCCGCCGAGGTCCTCGGCCACGTGGATACCCGCACGGGCAAGCCGTTCGTCGACGTCGTGGTGGATGCCGCCGGCCAGAAGGGAACCGGCCGCTGGACTGTCATCTCGGCACTCGAGCTGGGATCCCCGACGTCGGGCATTGCCGAATCCGTGTTCGCACGCGCCCTCTCGTCCCAGGCCGAACAGCGCAAGCTGGCCCAGGAGCTGCTCGCCGGTGAGGAAATCGCCGTCGAGGTTCCGGAGACGTTCGTTGAGGACGTCCGCCAGGCGCTGTACGCCTCCAAGCTGGTTTCCTATGCCCAGGGCCTGGACATGCTGACCTCGGCCGCGAAGGAATACGGCTGGGACCTGAAGCTGGACGAGATCGCTTCGCTCTGGCGCGGCGGCTGCATTATCCGTGCGGAACTGCTGAAGGAAATCACCAAGGCCTACGCCGCGGACGAAAAGCCGGCCAACCTGCTGTTCGCACCGGCCTTCACCAAGGCCATCGCCGAGGTGCTGCCGGCCTGGCGCCGTGTTGTTGCCACTGCTGTGCAGCTGGGCATCCCCGTGCCGGTGTTCTCCTCCTCGCTGGCTTACTACGACGGCCTGCGCCGCAAGCGCCTGCCCGCCGCCGTAATCCAGGGCCAGCGCGACCTCTTCGGCGCGCACACCTACGGCCGCGTCGACGCCGAAGGCACTTTCCACACCCTCTGGGGCGAGGACAAGTCCGAAATCGAGGCAGTGGACACCCACTAG
- a CDS encoding oxidoreductase, which yields MSQPVAFVTGASTGIGFEAARKLSGQGFTVYAGARRVEKMEPLKAFGVNVLALDVTDEASMAAAVGGILEAHGRIDVLVNNAGYGSYGSLEEVELAEGRRQFDVNVFGLARMTQLVLPAMRAAAQGRIINVSSIGGKMYEPLGAWYHATKFAVEGLSDSLRLELAPHGIKVSIIEPAGTQTEWGAISGESLLETSGHGPYRDQAKIVAAALASTEGSGMSTHPDVIADAIVHAATAARPKTRYPVGKGARAILTLRRILPDTVFDVVLWTIYKRFAA from the coding sequence ATGTCGCAGCCAGTAGCGTTTGTCACCGGTGCGTCCACCGGCATCGGGTTCGAGGCAGCCAGGAAGCTCAGTGGGCAGGGATTCACTGTTTATGCCGGGGCCCGTCGGGTTGAGAAGATGGAGCCGCTGAAAGCATTCGGCGTGAACGTACTGGCGCTGGACGTCACTGATGAAGCGTCCATGGCAGCAGCAGTGGGCGGAATCCTCGAGGCCCACGGCCGGATCGACGTCCTGGTGAACAACGCCGGCTACGGATCCTACGGATCGCTGGAAGAAGTGGAGCTGGCCGAAGGCCGGCGGCAGTTCGACGTCAACGTCTTTGGCCTGGCACGCATGACCCAGTTGGTCCTGCCGGCCATGCGCGCAGCGGCGCAGGGGAGGATCATCAACGTGTCCTCCATCGGCGGCAAGATGTACGAGCCCCTGGGGGCCTGGTACCACGCTACGAAGTTCGCGGTCGAGGGCCTGAGCGACTCGTTGCGCCTCGAACTCGCGCCCCACGGCATCAAGGTGTCAATCATCGAACCGGCGGGCACACAGACGGAGTGGGGCGCCATCTCCGGCGAGAGCCTGCTGGAAACGTCCGGGCACGGTCCCTACCGGGACCAGGCCAAAATCGTCGCGGCGGCGCTGGCCTCCACTGAAGGCTCCGGCATGTCCACGCATCCGGACGTCATTGCCGACGCCATTGTCCATGCCGCCACCGCCGCCCGGCCCAAGACCCGATACCCGGTGGGCAAGGGGGCGAGAGCCATCCTGACCCTGCGAAGGATCCTTCCGGACACCGTCTTCGACGTGGTGCTCTGGACGATCTACAAGCGGTTTGCCGCCTAG
- the epsC gene encoding serine O-acetyltransferase EpsC produces the protein MSFFARLKEDLDAARSHDPAARGSFENFFAYSGLHAIWAHRLTHKLWQNPSLRFPARLISQLARFLTGIEIHPGATIGKRFFIDHGMGVVIGETAEIGEDVMIYHGVTLGGRSLAKVKRHPTIGDRVTIGAGAKILGPITIGRDSAVGANAVVVKDAPPESIITGVPATWRHRDAQRETKPAVDPAEYYIEYRI, from the coding sequence GTGAGCTTTTTCGCAAGACTTAAGGAAGACCTCGACGCCGCCCGGTCGCACGATCCGGCGGCTCGAGGTTCTTTTGAGAACTTTTTCGCCTACTCCGGCCTCCACGCCATCTGGGCGCACCGCCTCACGCACAAGCTCTGGCAGAATCCCTCGCTCCGCTTCCCTGCACGCTTGATTTCGCAGCTTGCGCGCTTCCTGACCGGGATCGAGATCCACCCGGGCGCCACGATCGGCAAGCGGTTCTTCATTGACCATGGCATGGGCGTGGTCATTGGCGAAACAGCGGAAATCGGTGAGGACGTCATGATCTATCACGGTGTGACCCTTGGCGGCCGCTCCCTGGCAAAGGTCAAACGGCACCCCACCATCGGGGACCGCGTGACCATCGGTGCCGGCGCCAAGATCCTGGGCCCCATCACTATCGGACGCGACAGCGCCGTGGGCGCCAATGCCGTGGTGGTCAAAGACGCTCCGCCGGAATCCATCATCACCGGCGTCCCGGCGACCTGGCGCCACCGTGATGCCCAGCGTGAAACCAAGCCCGCCGTGGATCCGGCCGAATACTACATCGAATACCGGATCTAG
- the cysK gene encoding cysteine synthase A: MARIYDDVTQLVGGTPLVRLNRLTEGLDAQVAVKLEFYNPANSVKDRIGVAIVDAAEKSGALKPGGTIVEGTSGNTGIALAMVGAARGYKVILTMPETMSTERRVMLRAFGAEIVLTPGSEGMRGAVEKAQEIVANTENSIWAQQFANEANPEIHRTTTAEEIWSDTDGKVDIFVAGIGTGGTVTGVGQVLKERKPDVQIVAIEPKDSAILNGGAPGPHKIQGIGANFIPEILDTNVYDEVLDATLEDSVRVARDLGVKEGILGGISSGAIVWGALELAKRPENAGKLIVAVVCDFGERYISTVLYDDIRG; the protein is encoded by the coding sequence ATGGCACGGATCTACGACGACGTCACCCAGCTTGTCGGCGGCACCCCGCTGGTAAGGCTCAACCGGCTGACTGAGGGCCTCGACGCCCAGGTGGCGGTCAAGCTCGAGTTCTACAACCCGGCCAACAGCGTCAAGGACCGTATCGGTGTGGCCATTGTCGACGCCGCCGAGAAGTCCGGTGCCCTCAAGCCCGGCGGAACCATCGTCGAAGGCACCTCCGGCAACACCGGCATCGCCTTGGCCATGGTGGGTGCGGCCCGCGGCTACAAGGTCATCCTGACCATGCCGGAGACCATGTCGACGGAACGCCGAGTCATGCTCCGCGCGTTCGGCGCGGAAATCGTCCTGACCCCCGGCTCTGAAGGCATGCGGGGCGCCGTGGAAAAGGCCCAGGAGATCGTGGCCAACACGGAGAACTCCATCTGGGCACAGCAGTTCGCCAACGAAGCCAACCCGGAGATCCACCGCACCACCACTGCCGAGGAAATCTGGTCCGACACCGACGGCAAGGTGGACATCTTCGTCGCCGGCATCGGCACCGGCGGCACTGTCACCGGCGTCGGCCAGGTCCTGAAGGAACGCAAACCGGACGTCCAGATCGTCGCCATCGAACCGAAGGACTCCGCCATCCTGAACGGCGGCGCTCCCGGCCCGCACAAGATCCAGGGCATCGGCGCCAACTTCATTCCCGAAATCCTGGACACCAACGTCTACGACGAAGTCCTGGACGCCACCCTGGAGGACTCCGTCCGCGTTGCCCGCGACCTCGGCGTCAAGGAAGGCATCCTGGGCGGCATTTCCTCCGGTGCAATCGTCTGGGGAGCCCTCGAGCTCGCCAAGCGCCCGGAGAACGCCGGTAAGCTCATCGTCGCTGTTGTCTGCGACTTCGGCGAGCGTTACATCTCCACCGTGCTCTATGACGACATCCGGGGCTAA
- the msrA gene encoding peptide-methionine (S)-S-oxide reductase MsrA, protein MKTFVLGGGCFWCLDAVYQKTKGVTSVISGYTGGHDRHPDYYSVCSGTTGHAEVVAVSFEEDVIPAEVILDMFFALHDPTTLNRQGYDVGTQYRSSMFYETTEEKILFEEAIERNQALWAHPIVTEVSRLPVFHVAEDFHQDYYAKHPEQGYCQVIINPKLAKARKYYSAWLNA, encoded by the coding sequence CTGGTGCCTTGACGCCGTCTACCAAAAAACCAAAGGGGTCACGTCGGTCATTTCGGGCTACACCGGCGGCCACGACCGCCATCCGGACTATTACTCGGTCTGCTCGGGCACCACAGGACATGCCGAAGTGGTTGCGGTCAGTTTCGAGGAGGACGTGATCCCGGCAGAAGTCATCCTGGACATGTTCTTTGCCCTTCACGATCCCACCACGCTCAACCGCCAGGGCTACGACGTCGGCACCCAGTACCGCTCCTCCATGTTCTACGAGACCACGGAAGAAAAGATCCTCTTCGAAGAAGCCATCGAACGGAACCAGGCGCTGTGGGCGCATCCGATCGTTACCGAGGTCAGCAGGCTGCCCGTGTTCCATGTGGCGGAGGATTTCCATCAGGACTATTACGCCAAGCATCCGGAGCAGGGCTACTGCCAGGTGATCATCAACCCGAAACTGGCGAAGGCGCGGAAATATTACTCTGCATGGCTTAATGCTTAG